The nucleotide window ttaaatgtctctgtggaccaagaaaaaaaaaaactaaaaaaaaagatgaattgttttatattttgcagatttacattttgaccaccagatggcatccacgctccattcacgtactacgacaacagacttaaagcttagccctgaaactccatcagaagcctaaggggtaggtctagccaaactgcttcccctcaccctgacttcatcatgagctctacacttactttgcttaccacaatgtctttccatatttctttatcatccactaactgcaacatatgataaaagcaacattacttaaagcaacattaactccctctgtgtttatctaatctagcatgacttttattagaagatgtaaagcgagcctgagaaatccaaggggtaaacatgtagttttagttggcctcattaggagcttttcccttgtatgcaataatataccatttattcgatttgtgtttgttctttctttctttaaatgtctctgtggacactatatctttaacttgtagtgtattagattaacgactacaattcccatgatgcctaactaaagatttttttgcaccgatggtgcgtatgcttttcgtaattgtagctttgctccactggcctctagctccttagtcaggtcttgatagcagatgagcggtgttctttattgatttatgattattatgttaacctcaatataagctgataaaaccttgccaaataaaattatttttgcaCAGATTTAATTGTGTGGGTATGAGACATGTTAGTATTATTCCTACATTCACTTCTCATTGGTGAAGATCTTCTCTAATGGCCAATGTCAGTgttaacactttactgtacatcctaTACATttgcactcctggacactactaacactttattattattacttaataatacagtgttattattaaatttttatGTATCGTCATCTGTCCacttcatttcttatttttcatAACTGCACTGTCCTTCATCTGCAGTTAGtttgaaatgcattttcacatgtattttatttatctgtctatctatctatcttgcaGTGTGGGTTCTAACTAGACAAAGGACTCcaaaagtcatgtttgtgtttttaaaccacagtatTGACTTTGTCCTCATGTAACTCATGTATAGTGTAACTGGGTATCTCAGTATCTTCACCTGGATTTATTGATCCAAAACTGTAGTTTAGTGATGTCaaggttcaaatgtttaaagtCATATCATGTTGAATGTTGTGAGGGAATACGTCTGAAAATATATGGAACCTGGCCTGGCAGatacatattctgaccaccagatggcatcacTACTCCATTCACGTTCTGCAACTACATAGTCTTAGGgcctagccctgaaactccatcagaagcctaagagGTAGGTCCAGCCGAACTGCTACCACTcatcctgacttcatcatgagctttacACTTACTTTGTTCACCACAATttatttccttcctttctcttccactAACTGCTAACCAATATGACTTTAGAAGAAgatttattagaagatgtatagtgaaaacctgaggaatccaaatggtgtgggtttagtttaagttggccttgttttattttatgtgcagaaatatgtcagtggtggtggttgtgtgtgtgtgtgtgtgtgtgtgtgtgtgtgtgtgtgtgtgtgtgtgtgtgtgtgggtgtgtgtgtgtgtgtgtgtgtgagagagagagagagagagagagagagagagagagagagagagagagagagagagagagagcttgatgCATACTTATTCAAtctgacagaaaatacaaaccctGTACTGGTTTGTGTTTGAGCAATATGTgttgacaaagaaaaaaagaacaaattacTGGTTGAATCTATAAAACACTATGCTTCCTTTAAGTGTGTCTATGTCAATGTGTCAATGACACAATGTGTCTTTATCCTGTAGTGTCAAGATCaaggactacaattcccatgatgcctaactacaAGTTCAGCCTATTGACACACGTGCCATGTATTAGGACTAATCACGTGTTGTTTTAGAACGTTTTCGAAAAGTATAGATGACGTACAGTGTTTTATTGATTCAACCATTCATGTGATCCGGCTCTTTAATTCTTGAATTTGATTTATTGTTGTACTGGGTTGTTGGCGTTGTATTTTCTAAACGTTGCAAACCCTTTGTATGTGGATTTACTTGTTCAATATGTTGTCATggagcctgtctctctctctctatctctgtctatctctctatgtatacatatctatctacctacctaccttccTACCTaccaccctccctctcttcatctaatgatgaaatccgataactgcacgtccagtcacagtaaaaagtaaaccgtgtgccatggtgtacagtagtgggCTGATCtcagtgtgtgcttgttttatgcttgcaaggtcgtaaccctagtactaaatagccatttatgtcatttattcaGGCATTCAGGTGCATTGAGGGAGGACACGTACtcttgtcgtgtgtgtgtgtgaaataatcGCTACGCACGTTAGAATGGCGTGATGTAGTGTGACTTTGTTGTATACGAGACCGAGGCGCACATGGCGACAGCCATCAGGGGGGAGTGGACGGCTGACCGAGGTATTTGTCGTGTTAAGACCTATGTTAActacttttaatgttcatacatgtgaaacGTCGTCTTTACATGACGACATGTGAGTCATTACACTTTGCGTTGCTTTGTGGAATAGGCGTGAGCTGGAGACTGGACCTGGTCAGCTCCGTTGTGTCGCTGTTGGCACGATAACGTTTGCTAACTTGCCAAAAATGAAGTGGATACTGAAATCCGATAAGTCGATTTTGCGGAGAGCCTAAAGTTgtacacccagtcacagcaaatcGACGTAGAACTGCCGTTGCTGGATCTATGTGTGGAGTTGTACATAGCTTGGAGCCAGCTTAACGATTAGCAGCGTGGCTAACTCGGCCagcataaacagtaaagcacaaaTATGAGCCTAATTATGAGGGGTCATTATTTATTGACCACAGTGCAGTGCCACATGCGGAGTTGTAGCATAAAAGTACGCAATACAGCCGTGATTTGTGGCTGTTGAGTGATTTGagttaacttgctttttcaggtccacacatgagctaacatagcgattagcatgctagctaactcggATGGTACAAACAATAGCATTACGCCAGCGAGTGTAAATACctgtcagataaatacacactcgCTCGAGTCAGTCAGGTTTTATTATGAAACCGTGTATATAGCTAGCAACATTTTATACGTTTACTGCCGTGGTTGAAATCGAGAAGCCACCTCGgagagtagcatgatggctaggtGTCTAAAAATTAATCACAAAAATAACGATATTACGGACACGTGCGTAGTTCTCTATATTGTTATTTGGAGCAAGTGAGGGAGAAACAGTCGTGCTTAAACCCGGCTACCAGCAGCGTATCTTCTGGTTTTCAGAGCTGGGCGGCCtgtgtagcttgctagctagtgttttgtttacaaaagattATTTTCGTTATTAGCTAGTTGCCGAAACGGCATCGGTCAACcgaaaaaacgaacaaacaaaaaaacaatgcaatttCGCTCGTTGGCCAAtagttaaacagtaaaaaagctCAGAAAAAGCTATGACATTAGAACCGGAGTTGCACTGTCCAATTCCCAAGCAGCTCACTACTCCCTATGGAGTGCACGGTGTCACGAAAAAACGCTGTGCACTAGGGAGTAGTGGAGTGCGGTTTAGGATCGCCCCAGGTGTACGAAGGAAGACTTCATGCATGGAGCATGGGGTGTCATCCTGTGGTAAAACACggaaagattatatatatatatatatatatatatatatacacacttggcgttattattgtagtaattgatttttagaaaacagtgcataaatgtttatttacaaaggCCACATGGCCCCTATCCACTTCTTACAGTGACTCAAAGTAGGCTCATACACAGCCTCACTAAACAGTTCATCTTATGCCTAGGTCACTGAATTgtatgaatttattcagttatttatttatttaagatttcgccataagaccaatctatttcagaaatgattttaGCTCTTAATTGCAGTTTAGGTTACTTCGTCATTATATGgtcaagcaggtctggagctaggCTGTAGGTTTCAAAGCTAAATCATGTTGAGTTAAAGTATTCACAGTGAAGGTTATGCATGATCCAAAGTGTGCTGCGTTATTTTGAACATGAGTACATCCAGAGAGAACGGAGTTCTGGTTGactgtattttgtatggctACCCACTCAGTGGCTATACAGCAAAACAAGCGTTCTGCACACGTACAGAGTATGAGGCGGAGCTGATGTACTGTGACGTCGCTCGGTTCCCTTGCTTTCATTTAGGtcctatagaggggtataattgGCGTGCCTCGGGTGCTCCAGCTTCATAGATTCTCTTCTCGTCGACTGAGAAAAGAAGCAGCTAGGATGTCCGGCAGAGGCAAGGGCGGCAAAGGCCTTGGAAAAGGAGGCGCCAAGCGTCATCGTAAAGTGCTTCGcgataacatccagggtatcacaAAGCCGGCTATTCGCCGTCTGGCTCGTCGTGGTGGCGTCAAGCGTATCTCCGGTCTGATCTACGAAGAGACCCGCGGTGTGCTCAAAGTGTTCCTGGAAAACGTGATCAGGgacgcagtcacgtacactgagcatgccaaaagaaagaccgtcaccgctatggatgtggtgtacgccctgaagcgccagggacgcactctgtacggattcggaggttaaacgctcggcctgaacagctctaaacccaacggctcttttaagagccactcacaaatccagcaaaagaGCCTGTTTCTAATCTTAGCTTGTTTGTTTCAAATAAGGCAGTTTCCCGGATACTCTGTATTAAGAATGTAATATACGGGAAGAGTACATATATGTTactttgtatatatgtattgttttacACCCCCCCGTATGCGTTGGTAAAATCAG belongs to Salminus brasiliensis chromosome 24, fSalBra1.hap2, whole genome shotgun sequence and includes:
- the LOC140546789 gene encoding histone H4; the protein is MSGRGKGGKGLGKGGAKRHRKVLRDNIQGITKPAIRRLARRGGVKRISGLIYEETRGVLKVFLENVIRDAVTYTEHAKRKTVTAMDVVYALKRQGRTLYGFGG